A window of Diospyros lotus cultivar Yz01 chromosome 14, ASM1463336v1, whole genome shotgun sequence contains these coding sequences:
- the LOC127789580 gene encoding uncharacterized protein LOC127789580 — protein MAELQPPEGQINGGGGVFGAASAAAAAATESVGTKRQRRPSVRLGDIGDQAYDSLATRRTKQWKLPMKDSASGKGSKTRALMNLGDHDHETLDGEEEREGNLDTIAIGSWRVKDASKSKRGSTTKRVRSNNWVGDERFSGGEDIDDGFRDFEPEGSESPLKEQSPIHSLDNNNNLGVDENRGHKRGVRVRVSDGVELDGPSDTDARNWNSERNGVRVWLNQLGLGRYAPVFEIHEVDDEVLPLLTLEDLKDMGINAVGSRRKMYCAIQKLSKGFS, from the coding sequence ATGGCGGAGCTACAGCCACCGGAGGGCCAGATTAACGGCGGCGGAGGGGTGTTCGGCGccgcctccgccgccgccgctgccgcTACCGAGAGCGTCGGGACGAAGCGGCAACGGAGGCCGAGTGTTCGGTTGGGCGATATCGGGGACCAGGCCTACGACTCGCTCGCGACTCGGAGAACAAAGCAGTGGAAGCTGCCAATGAAGGATTCGGCTTCGGGTAAGGGGTCGAAGACCCGGGCTTTGATGAATTTGGGCGACCACGACCACGAAACCCTAGACGGCGAGGAGGAGAGGGAGGGGAATTTGGACACAATCGCGATTGGGAGTTGGAGAGTCAAGGACGCGTCGAAGTCGAAGCGAGGCTCGACGACAAAGCGAGTGAGGTCTAATAATTGGGTTGGCGACGAGAGGTTCAGTGGCGGCGAAGACATCGACGACGGGTTCAGGGATTTCGAGCCCGAGGGGTCGGAGAGCCCTCTGAAAGAGCAAAGTCCAATTCACTCATTggataacaataataatttggGTGTGGATGAGAATAGAGGGCATAAAAGaggggttagggttagggtttcggATGGGGTTGAATTGGACGGGCCGTCTGACACCGATGCCAGAAACTGGAATTCAGAGAGGAATGGGGTGAGGGTTTGGCTGAATCAGTTAGGTTTAGGGCGTTACGCCCCGGTTTTTGAGATACACGAGGTGGACGACGAGGTTTTGCCGTTGCTGACTCTGGAGGATCTTAAGGATATGGGAATAAACGCGGTTGGTTCGAGGCGGAAAATGTACTGTGCAATTCAGAAGCTGAGTAAAGGGTTTTCGTGA